In a genomic window of Gossypium arboreum isolate Shixiya-1 chromosome 9, ASM2569848v2, whole genome shotgun sequence:
- the LOC108454956 gene encoding uncharacterized protein LOC108454956: protein MAENSLIVAVKPKAPSGLDIDDDEEDLKFQLPQSTSRWKKKLYSFLLNRLKLPDILLMAIFSLSLKAWILVILWFILAHVAHKWDLGPLYILGTGFCTIFLNLGRRQPGDVSAYSIFNEDFRELPRTLNADSIDKDIRTGQF from the exons ATTCACTCATTGTTGCTGTCAAACCAAAGGCACCAAGTGGACTCGATATTGACGATGATGAGGAAGATTTG AAATTTCAGCTTCCACAGTCAACAAGTCGATGGAAAAAGAAGCTTTACTCGTTTTTACTAAATAGATTGAAGCTTCCTG ATATCCTTTTGATGGCAATTTTTTCTCTAAGTCTTAAGGCATGGATTCTTGTTATCTTATGGTTTATACTGGCACATGTTGCCCATAAATGGGATCTTGGACCATTATAT ATACTTGGAACtggtttttgtacaattttcctGAACCTTGGACGGCGGCAACCTGGTGATGTTAG TGCATATTCCATCTTCAATGAAGATTTTAGAGAGCTTCCTAGGACCCTCAATGCAGATTCCATTGATAAAGATATAAGGACAGGTCAGTTTTGA